The Rhizobium etli 8C-3 genome has a segment encoding these proteins:
- a CDS encoding thymidine phosphorylase produces MSLFLPAQVIRAKRNGERLSDGEISRFVEGITKREVSEAQIAAFTMAAFLNGMTPQETAALTLAMRDSGKVVDWSGSGIAHRTIIDKHSTGGTGDEKVSLILAPLVAACGVHVPMISARGLGHTGGEVDLMEAIPGCDIAPPADRFVCAMATAGSAIIGPTRELAPADAAIYSVRDVTATVESIPLITSSILSKKLASGVSGLVMSVNYGSGAFMPTFDDARALAESLISVAEIVSLPIVTLLIDMDEVMGDAIGSRLQVREAIDFLGGQKQEGRLRRLVIALSAEILLMAGLATSTEEAETLLEARLADGSALDRFSRMVAALGGPTDLIENLDEYFPTAPVVAPVPSSADGHVHRIDAYSMGLAMVGLGAGRKIASDSIDHDVGLTGMVHVGDLTKAGDPLCVLHCRSQADFDTAAQAIRAAVLVEPAQPERRRVVTGRLSTLNQKS; encoded by the coding sequence ATGTCGCTCTTCCTGCCGGCCCAGGTCATTCGCGCCAAGCGCAATGGCGAGCGATTGTCCGATGGCGAGATCAGCCGCTTCGTCGAGGGCATCACCAAGCGCGAGGTCTCCGAAGCGCAGATCGCTGCCTTCACCATGGCGGCCTTTCTCAACGGCATGACGCCGCAGGAGACGGCCGCGCTGACACTTGCCATGCGCGATTCAGGTAAGGTCGTCGACTGGTCAGGCTCCGGCATTGCGCACCGAACGATCATCGACAAGCATTCGACCGGTGGCACCGGCGACGAGAAGGTAAGTCTCATCCTTGCGCCACTTGTCGCAGCTTGCGGCGTCCATGTGCCGATGATCTCGGCCCGCGGGCTTGGCCATACCGGCGGCGAGGTGGACCTGATGGAGGCGATCCCCGGCTGTGATATCGCTCCGCCGGCGGACCGGTTCGTTTGCGCGATGGCAACGGCGGGCTCTGCGATCATCGGGCCGACGCGGGAGCTTGCTCCGGCCGACGCTGCGATCTATTCCGTGCGGGATGTGACAGCAACGGTAGAATCGATTCCACTGATCACCTCGTCGATCCTGTCCAAGAAGCTCGCATCCGGCGTTTCAGGCCTGGTAATGAGCGTCAATTACGGATCCGGTGCTTTCATGCCCACCTTTGACGATGCCAGGGCGCTGGCAGAAAGCCTGATTTCGGTCGCCGAAATCGTGTCGTTGCCGATCGTTACTCTGCTGATCGACATGGACGAGGTAATGGGGGATGCGATTGGCAGCCGGCTCCAGGTGCGAGAAGCCATCGACTTCCTGGGCGGGCAAAAGCAGGAGGGCCGCCTGCGGCGTCTCGTCATCGCTCTATCAGCCGAGATCCTGTTGATGGCCGGGCTGGCGACGTCTACAGAGGAAGCCGAAACGCTGCTCGAGGCCCGTCTCGCCGACGGTTCCGCACTCGATCGTTTCAGCCGGATGGTCGCCGCGCTCGGCGGCCCCACCGATCTGATCGAAAACCTGGATGAATATTTCCCGACTGCGCCCGTCGTCGCACCGGTGCCGTCCAGTGCTGACGGTCATGTGCACAGGATCGACGCCTATTCGATGGGGCTCGCTATGGTCGGCCTCGGTGCCGGGCGGAAGATCGCCAGTGACTCAATCGATCACGATGTCGGACTTACCGGGATGGTTCATGTCGGTGACCTGACCAAGGCGGGCGATCCGCTGTGCGTGCTTCACTGCCGTTCGCAAGCCGATTTCGACACGGCAGCGCAGGCAATCCGCGCCGCCGTCCTTGTTGAACCCGCTCAGCCGGAGCGCCGGCGCGTCGTCACCGGGCGCCTTTCCACACTCAATCAGAAGAGCTGA
- a CDS encoding VOC family protein, with protein sequence MAFAQDHAITDICILVKDVERSIDFYVEKLGFKINRRAEGFAEFHGAGLTLACWEIDHLSKHTGVSNGKAAGHHKACIAVRVPSPSAVDDAYGELKQKGVCFYGEPTDYVWNARGAYFSGPDDELWEIYAWKEGGSAGDF encoded by the coding sequence ATGGCTTTTGCCCAGGACCACGCGATCACCGACATCTGCATTCTCGTCAAGGACGTTGAGCGCAGCATCGACTTCTATGTCGAGAAGCTCGGCTTCAAGATCAACCGGCGAGCCGAAGGCTTTGCCGAATTCCACGGCGCAGGACTGACGCTCGCCTGCTGGGAAATAGACCATTTGAGTAAGCACACTGGTGTTTCCAATGGCAAGGCAGCCGGCCATCACAAGGCATGTATTGCCGTGCGCGTGCCTTCGCCATCGGCTGTCGACGACGCCTATGGCGAACTTAAGCAGAAAGGCGTCTGCTTCTACGGAGAGCCGACCGACTATGTCTGGAACGCACGCGGGGCATATTTCAGCGGCCCCGATGACGAACTCTGGGAAATCTATGCGTGGAAGGAAGGCGGCTCTGCCGGAGATTTTTGA
- a CDS encoding amidohydrolase family protein — protein MPFDLLIKNANLPDDRIGMDIAVTGGKIVAVESDITGEAGRVIDAGGRLVTPPFIDIHFHMDATLSLGTPRLNQSGTLLEGIQLWGELKPLLDKQAIIERALRYCDLAVAQGLLAVRSHVDVCDDRLVGVEALLEVRDLVRDYLDLQLVAFPQDGFYRSPTAAGNLVRALDMGVEVVGGIPHFERTMEDGRLSVRALCEIAAERGLMVDLHCDETDDPLSRHIETLAFETQRLGLQGRVAGSHLTSMHSMDNYYASKLLALIAEAEIHCVPNPLANIVLQGRHDVYPKRRGMMRVPELMALGVNVAFGQDSCMDPWYSFGSADMLEVAHMAVHTGHMTSRDAVKSCFRAITENPARVFGLGGYGLAPGCNADFVLLEARDTIEAIRLKANRLSVVRRGKVIAETAPRMAMLSLEGRPSTVEPWRYAPVEARSS, from the coding sequence ATGCCCTTTGACCTCCTCATCAAGAATGCCAATCTTCCCGATGATCGCATCGGCATGGACATTGCCGTTACCGGCGGCAAGATCGTTGCCGTCGAAAGCGATATCACCGGGGAGGCCGGACGTGTCATCGACGCAGGCGGAAGGCTGGTCACGCCGCCCTTCATCGATATCCATTTCCATATGGATGCCACCCTGTCACTCGGTACTCCAAGGCTCAACCAGTCGGGAACCCTGCTGGAAGGAATCCAGCTTTGGGGCGAACTGAAGCCGCTGCTCGACAAACAGGCCATCATCGAGCGCGCACTTCGCTACTGTGATCTCGCCGTCGCCCAGGGTCTGCTTGCCGTGCGTTCCCATGTGGATGTCTGCGACGACCGCCTGGTCGGTGTCGAGGCGCTGCTGGAGGTGCGGGATCTGGTGAGGGACTATCTCGACCTGCAGCTCGTGGCTTTCCCCCAGGATGGCTTTTACCGATCGCCGACGGCCGCTGGCAATCTCGTTCGAGCCCTGGACATGGGTGTTGAGGTCGTTGGCGGCATTCCGCATTTCGAACGCACGATGGAAGACGGCCGGCTTTCGGTGAGAGCACTTTGCGAAATCGCAGCTGAGCGCGGGCTGATGGTCGACCTGCATTGCGACGAGACCGATGACCCGCTGTCCCGTCACATCGAGACCCTTGCCTTCGAGACCCAGCGCCTCGGGCTGCAGGGGCGCGTTGCCGGGTCGCATCTGACGTCCATGCATTCCATGGACAACTATTACGCCTCCAAGCTGCTGGCGCTGATTGCCGAGGCGGAAATCCACTGCGTCCCGAACCCACTCGCCAATATTGTCCTGCAGGGACGACACGACGTCTATCCGAAGCGGCGAGGGATGATGCGCGTACCGGAACTGATGGCGCTTGGCGTCAACGTTGCCTTCGGCCAGGATTCCTGCATGGATCCCTGGTATTCGTTCGGCAGTGCGGACATGCTGGAAGTGGCCCATATGGCGGTCCATACCGGCCACATGACGAGCCGCGACGCCGTGAAATCTTGCTTCCGGGCGATAACGGAGAATCCGGCGAGGGTGTTCGGTCTTGGTGGTTACGGCCTGGCACCTGGCTGCAACGCCGATTTCGTCCTTCTGGAGGCGCGCGATACGATTGAAGCCATCCGGCTGAAGGCGAACCGGCTCTCCGTCGTCCGCCGCGGCAAGGTGATCGCGGAAACGGCCCCGCGCATGGCGATGCTTTCCCTGGAAGGCCGGCCTTCGACCGTGGAGCCCTGGCGTTACGCGCCAGTCGAGGCGCGCTCCAGCTGA
- a CDS encoding TetR family transcriptional regulator C-terminal domain-containing protein gives MTMPRISPRIDEKIRARNIRLILDVATDVFSRKGFDGTRIAEIAELAELPKANIYYYFSSKEEIYSAIMMRLIAGWDEALTNIRADREPADALRDYIRAKLDYTRKNPRESRLFASEIIQGARFLSLKDRAHMRMATEKHAAVISQWIREGRMAAINPRHLFIMLWATTQFYSDFQPLACDALGTKTIRPVDYDAAADTIVRTVLAGVIPSSPAIP, from the coding sequence ATGACGATGCCCCGAATCTCACCAAGAATTGACGAGAAGATCCGCGCCCGTAATATCCGGCTTATTCTGGACGTGGCTACGGACGTATTCTCTCGCAAGGGATTCGATGGGACACGCATCGCCGAGATTGCCGAACTCGCCGAACTGCCAAAGGCCAACATCTACTATTATTTCTCCTCCAAGGAGGAAATCTACTCAGCGATCATGATGCGCCTGATCGCCGGTTGGGACGAGGCCCTGACCAATATCCGCGCCGATCGCGAACCGGCCGATGCGCTGCGGGACTATATAAGGGCAAAGCTCGACTATACCCGCAAGAACCCCAGGGAGTCGCGGCTTTTTGCGAGTGAAATCATTCAGGGCGCACGTTTCCTGAGCCTGAAGGATCGCGCCCACATGCGCATGGCGACGGAGAAGCATGCTGCCGTCATCAGCCAATGGATACGTGAAGGTCGCATGGCGGCGATCAATCCGCGGCACCTGTTCATCATGCTTTGGGCAACCACACAGTTCTATAGCGATTTCCAGCCTCTTGCCTGCGACGCACTTGGTACCAAGACGATCAGGCCCGTCGATTACGACGCGGCGGCTGACACGATCGTGCGGACGGTACTGGCAGGGGTAATTCCTTCTTCGCCAGCAATTCCCTAG
- a CDS encoding glycosyltransferase, which yields MVQYLIALVPTFLVLAFFLLGPFNWSRNHSWTRAITCAVVGAIALRYILWRLFETVLPYPNDGPNFYWVWFLFIVEILAFFEVVLFLVLMSRYVDRSAEADRLARDFFSGDEDELPTVDVFIPTYNEPLDVLERTIIGALALDYPQDKLKVYVLDDQRRDWLKAYCKERGAIHVTRPDNSHAKAGNMNNGLKVSSGDFIAIFDADFVPYRHFLRRTLPFFSDATIGIVQTPQHFFNTDPVQTNLGLENIWPDEQRLFFDEIAPSRDIWDVSFCCGSCSIARRKAIDAIGGFPTESITEDLLTTLSMLNKGYKTRYLNERLSMGLAAENLTGYFVQRERWCQGGIQTLYLHNGPLRGPGLSLFQRIMFLPLSWLVQYLVRFTILIIPIIYLWFGLLPLYFTNAADYISNQVPLLTAYFLLMLWITPTRYLPIVSSAVGAFSTFRMLPTVISSVVRPFGKPFRVTPKGSGNEAIGFDGYSFAWIAALILATAIGLVINIVPETSHVEAQFSPIAACWSGINIVVLAIASLICFEKPRRLFNAFKLDEAVLVDDVPGRLVSLALDKAVVAVPTETRFASADVTLSLEGFSPFKTELRMVTQRRRSVARHGDKEAFYLHLHFDLSGPARDKMIVKLYTGRYSQDVRDIDKVAVSINLLLRTFGRTRTL from the coding sequence GTGGTTCAGTATCTCATAGCACTGGTGCCGACGTTTTTGGTTTTGGCGTTCTTTCTACTTGGGCCCTTCAACTGGTCGCGTAATCATAGCTGGACGCGCGCGATCACATGCGCAGTCGTTGGCGCCATTGCATTGCGCTACATTCTTTGGCGGTTGTTCGAGACGGTACTTCCTTATCCCAATGATGGCCCCAATTTCTACTGGGTCTGGTTTCTGTTCATCGTAGAAATTCTCGCGTTCTTTGAAGTCGTCCTCTTCCTGGTCTTGATGAGTCGATATGTCGACCGCAGCGCAGAAGCGGACAGGCTCGCGCGGGACTTCTTTAGCGGTGACGAGGATGAATTGCCGACGGTGGATGTGTTCATTCCTACCTACAACGAACCGCTCGACGTCCTGGAGAGAACGATCATAGGGGCGCTTGCGCTCGATTATCCGCAAGACAAGCTTAAGGTCTACGTGCTCGACGATCAGCGTCGTGATTGGCTTAAGGCCTACTGCAAGGAGAGGGGAGCTATCCACGTCACCCGGCCCGACAACAGCCATGCCAAAGCCGGCAACATGAACAACGGTCTGAAGGTCAGCTCCGGCGACTTCATCGCAATATTCGATGCTGACTTCGTGCCCTATCGTCACTTCCTGCGCCGAACGCTTCCCTTCTTTTCCGATGCAACCATCGGCATCGTTCAAACGCCGCAGCATTTCTTCAACACCGATCCGGTGCAGACAAATCTCGGTCTCGAAAATATCTGGCCGGACGAACAGCGACTGTTTTTTGATGAGATCGCGCCGAGCCGAGATATCTGGGACGTCAGTTTCTGCTGTGGGTCATGCTCGATCGCGCGGCGCAAGGCGATCGATGCGATTGGGGGTTTTCCGACCGAATCCATCACAGAGGACTTGTTGACCACTCTTTCCATGCTCAACAAGGGTTACAAGACCCGTTACCTGAATGAGCGCCTGTCGATGGGATTGGCCGCAGAGAATTTGACTGGCTATTTCGTACAGCGCGAGCGCTGGTGCCAGGGAGGAATTCAAACACTCTATCTTCATAACGGCCCGCTGCGCGGCCCAGGTCTCTCACTTTTTCAACGCATCATGTTCCTTCCGCTGTCGTGGTTGGTCCAGTATCTGGTGCGCTTTACGATACTGATCATCCCGATCATATATCTCTGGTTCGGCTTGCTACCGCTCTACTTCACAAACGCAGCAGACTATATCTCCAATCAGGTCCCGTTGCTGACGGCCTATTTCCTGTTGATGCTTTGGATAACACCGACGCGGTATTTGCCTATCGTATCGAGTGCCGTAGGCGCTTTTTCGACGTTCCGGATGTTGCCAACCGTCATTTCGAGTGTCGTGCGTCCCTTCGGCAAACCCTTCAGGGTAACCCCGAAGGGCAGCGGCAATGAGGCGATTGGATTTGACGGATACAGTTTTGCCTGGATAGCAGCGTTGATTTTGGCGACGGCCATCGGTCTTGTCATCAATATTGTGCCGGAGACCTCCCATGTCGAGGCGCAGTTCTCGCCGATTGCGGCTTGCTGGTCGGGCATCAACATTGTCGTTCTCGCTATCGCGTCGTTAATCTGCTTCGAGAAACCGCGACGGCTCTTCAATGCGTTCAAACTTGATGAAGCGGTTCTCGTGGACGACGTTCCCGGACGCCTGGTCAGTCTGGCGCTCGACAAGGCGGTCGTTGCCGTGCCGACGGAGACGCGCTTTGCATCTGCCGATGTCACTCTGTCGCTCGAAGGCTTTTCACCCTTCAAAACGGAACTGAGAATGGTCACTCAAAGACGAAGGAGCGTTGCCCGCCATGGCGACAAGGAGGCTTTCTACCTGCACCTCCATTTCGATCTTAGCGGGCCGGCTCGCGATAAAATGATCGTCAAGCTTTATACCGGGCGTTACTCCCAGGACGTTCGTGACATTGACAAGGTCGCTGTATCGATCAACCTGCTGCTTCGGACGTTCGGTCGAACCCGGACGCTTTGA
- a CDS encoding HlyD family secretion protein, which yields MIWNHRITRILVGLSLLALVIVLMLPSLTGFTSLDGTVNARFAIVNAPIDGELQEAPPKVGAHVLAGEPLALIHNARVNRAILTSLQADHMTAVEHVTALKRERDELVRLRDQLGARMEVFTRTTIADLERQVEILNKRVKVSEAQDNVAQVDFDRRLALEAKGILSTKMVESAKAAWEAAGGELEISGLTVAQLEQKLEAVRQGVFVLGDGQNDVPYSRQRQDEVIVRINDLNTRIAENETRAAQVQKQLIEEENRVRSLTSATVPSPFEGVVWSSNVVNGSNVILNNELMRILDCSDLFVDILVPEVDYQAIYPGLAAEVRLLGAGDVFKGVVLSVRGSAAVAEKDTLAANQPETTKRNDRIRVGLSPSALNADFANFCQVGRSVQVRLPKPNIRIWNWVEGLWFSIS from the coding sequence ATGATTTGGAACCACCGCATCACCCGTATTCTGGTCGGCCTATCACTGCTGGCGCTTGTCATCGTTCTTATGCTGCCCAGCCTGACTGGCTTTACAAGCCTCGACGGTACAGTGAATGCACGATTTGCGATCGTGAACGCTCCCATCGACGGCGAGCTCCAAGAAGCACCCCCAAAAGTTGGTGCGCACGTGTTGGCAGGCGAACCGCTCGCCTTGATACACAATGCCCGCGTGAACCGCGCAATACTGACGTCGCTGCAGGCCGACCATATGACCGCCGTCGAACATGTTACGGCGCTAAAGCGGGAACGCGATGAGCTCGTCCGGCTTCGTGATCAGTTGGGTGCACGCATGGAAGTCTTTACGCGTACAACCATTGCCGACCTGGAGCGACAAGTCGAAATCCTGAACAAGCGGGTCAAGGTCTCAGAAGCGCAGGACAATGTCGCGCAGGTCGACTTTGACCGGCGACTGGCGCTCGAGGCCAAGGGTATCCTCTCCACCAAGATGGTCGAATCCGCGAAAGCCGCCTGGGAAGCGGCGGGGGGCGAACTCGAAATCAGTGGCCTGACCGTTGCGCAGCTCGAACAGAAGCTGGAAGCCGTTCGCCAGGGGGTTTTCGTTCTCGGTGACGGCCAGAACGACGTGCCCTATTCCCGCCAGCGGCAGGATGAGGTGATTGTTCGTATCAACGATCTCAATACACGCATCGCCGAGAACGAAACACGGGCCGCACAGGTGCAAAAGCAGCTGATTGAGGAGGAAAACCGGGTCCGAAGCCTCACTTCGGCAACAGTTCCATCACCTTTCGAGGGAGTCGTATGGAGCAGCAACGTCGTCAACGGCTCGAACGTCATCCTCAACAACGAGCTGATGCGCATCCTCGATTGCAGCGATCTGTTCGTCGATATCCTTGTTCCAGAGGTCGATTACCAAGCCATTTATCCTGGCCTTGCTGCAGAGGTGCGCTTGTTAGGCGCAGGCGACGTCTTCAAAGGCGTGGTGCTGTCGGTCAGAGGCAGCGCTGCGGTCGCCGAGAAGGACACGCTGGCCGCCAATCAGCCCGAAACGACCAAACGCAACGATCGAATCCGCGTGGGCCTGTCTCCCTCAGCTCTCAATGCGGATTTTGCAAACTTTTGCCAGGTGGGGCGTTCTGTTCAGGTGCGCCTGCCCAAACCTAACATCCGCATATGGAACTGGGTGGAAGGCCTGTGGTTCAGTATCTCATAG
- the fabG gene encoding 3-oxoacyl-ACP reductase FabG has product MSTGGEGPVAVITGGTTGIGLATARRFLKDGYRVAVFGHRSETVKAAGTTLAEGVGADRVVALQLDLRDPTAIQGFFNDVRGRLAAPSVLVCSAGVSPKGANGPSRVGTMPRKEWDDVLSINLTGAMLCCQAVLPDMQENRFGRIVFVGSVAGRTRPLIAGPAYAASKAALAGLSRSLVTQYGSFGITANVVAPGRILTGMTGPVSSDANREAIKRIPVSRLGTVEDIAAAIAFLASSEAGFINGAILDVNGGEFAPS; this is encoded by the coding sequence ATGAGCACCGGCGGTGAGGGCCCGGTCGCCGTCATCACTGGCGGGACCACTGGCATCGGCCTCGCGACCGCCCGGCGGTTCCTCAAGGATGGATATCGCGTCGCCGTCTTCGGGCATCGTTCCGAGACCGTCAAGGCGGCAGGCACCACCCTTGCCGAGGGCGTCGGAGCAGATCGCGTCGTTGCGTTGCAGCTCGATCTTCGTGACCCCACAGCCATTCAGGGCTTTTTCAATGATGTTCGAGGGCGCCTTGCTGCGCCCTCGGTACTTGTCTGCAGTGCCGGTGTTTCGCCGAAAGGCGCCAATGGTCCATCGCGGGTTGGTACTATGCCGCGCAAGGAATGGGACGATGTGCTCTCGATCAATCTGACAGGCGCAATGTTGTGCTGCCAAGCGGTGTTACCCGACATGCAAGAGAACCGCTTCGGACGCATTGTCTTCGTCGGATCGGTGGCCGGAAGGACGCGGCCGCTGATTGCCGGCCCGGCCTATGCCGCCTCGAAAGCAGCCCTGGCCGGTCTGTCGCGTTCACTCGTCACCCAATATGGATCTTTCGGTATCACCGCCAATGTCGTTGCCCCTGGGCGAATCCTGACTGGAATGACGGGTCCAGTCTCGAGCGATGCCAATCGCGAGGCAATCAAGCGCATCCCGGTCAGCCGGCTAGGGACGGTCGAGGACATCGCAGCGGCCATTGCGTTTCTCGCATCCAGCGAGGCAGGCTTCATCAATGGAGCGATACTCGACGTCAATGGTGGCGAATTTGCACCCAGTTGA
- a CDS encoding acetolactate synthase catalytic subunit → MTRPNEMQTVAERIAHSLKRHDVSMIFAQSLPSAIILAAEAIGIRQIAYRQENMGGTMADGYARRSGKVGVVAAQNGPAATLLVPPLAEALKASVPIVALVQDVERDQADRNAFQELDQLALFQSCTKWVRKVIVSERIDDYVDAAFTASVSGRPGPVALLLPADLLREKAAVPPLHRAASLGRWPLDRTRPADSEIGRAAALIATARAPVVIAGGGVHASDAAQALAKLQEEANLPILTTNMGKGAVDEHHPLSAGVLGALVGPRSLGRHTLPLVQEADVVLLVGTRTNQNGTDSWRQIDPASTVIHIDVDPCEIGRTYEAVRLAGDAAETIDALRAALGMCDLSKRHAARAELVGRIANCWSMFDADRQASHSSGTPIRPERIMRELQSQLTSNTTVVADASYSSMWVAGQLRSLSAGMRFLTPRGLAGLGWGLPLALGAKLAEPDKPVVVLVGDGGFAHSWAEIETMVRSNIPVLIIVLNNGILGFQRDAEMVKFGRFTSACHFVDVDHSQVATACGCPAVRVKDPEALAQHIRTGLSGKAPLLIEVLTDPEAHPPLSLFAAMDEAA, encoded by the coding sequence ATGACACGTCCCAATGAAATGCAGACCGTCGCAGAGCGTATTGCGCACAGCCTGAAGCGGCATGACGTTTCGATGATCTTTGCGCAGAGTCTGCCATCCGCCATCATCCTTGCGGCAGAAGCCATTGGCATCCGCCAGATCGCCTATCGGCAGGAAAACATGGGCGGCACGATGGCAGATGGTTATGCCAGACGGTCAGGGAAGGTCGGTGTCGTCGCCGCCCAGAACGGTCCTGCGGCAACCCTTCTCGTTCCACCTCTCGCTGAGGCCTTGAAGGCCTCTGTGCCAATCGTGGCCCTTGTCCAGGACGTCGAGCGGGACCAGGCCGATCGCAACGCCTTCCAGGAACTCGACCAACTGGCGCTATTCCAGTCCTGCACCAAATGGGTGAGAAAGGTGATCGTCTCCGAACGCATCGACGACTATGTCGACGCCGCCTTCACCGCCTCGGTATCGGGCCGGCCGGGGCCGGTGGCACTGCTTCTTCCCGCAGACCTGCTCCGAGAAAAGGCCGCAGTCCCGCCACTGCATCGCGCCGCAAGTCTCGGCCGATGGCCGCTTGACCGGACGCGACCGGCTGACAGCGAGATCGGCCGGGCCGCTGCGCTGATCGCAACGGCGCGGGCGCCTGTCGTGATCGCCGGAGGCGGCGTGCATGCAAGCGATGCCGCCCAGGCGCTGGCGAAGCTTCAGGAAGAAGCAAACCTTCCAATCCTGACGACCAATATGGGCAAGGGCGCCGTCGACGAGCATCATCCATTGTCGGCAGGTGTGCTTGGCGCACTCGTCGGGCCGAGGTCTCTCGGACGCCACACGCTTCCCCTCGTTCAGGAAGCGGATGTCGTTCTTCTCGTCGGCACGAGAACGAACCAGAACGGCACCGACAGCTGGCGTCAGATCGATCCGGCCTCGACTGTCATCCATATCGACGTGGATCCTTGCGAAATTGGCCGCACCTATGAAGCCGTCCGGCTTGCCGGAGATGCGGCAGAGACAATCGATGCGCTTCGCGCGGCGCTTGGCATGTGCGATCTGTCGAAACGCCACGCCGCGCGGGCGGAACTTGTCGGGCGCATCGCCAACTGCTGGTCGATGTTTGACGCTGATCGGCAAGCGAGCCACTCCTCTGGGACGCCGATCCGGCCGGAACGGATCATGCGTGAACTGCAGTCGCAATTGACATCGAATACGACGGTTGTCGCCGACGCGAGCTACTCCTCCATGTGGGTTGCGGGACAGCTCAGATCTCTTTCGGCAGGCATGCGCTTTCTGACGCCGCGCGGTCTTGCCGGTCTCGGTTGGGGATTGCCCCTCGCCCTTGGTGCCAAGCTGGCCGAGCCGGACAAGCCGGTTGTCGTTCTCGTCGGCGATGGCGGTTTCGCTCACAGCTGGGCCGAAATCGAAACGATGGTTCGAAGCAACATTCCCGTGCTGATCATCGTTCTCAACAATGGCATTCTGGGCTTTCAGCGCGATGCAGAGATGGTGAAGTTCGGTCGGTTCACGAGTGCTTGCCATTTTGTCGATGTCGATCACAGCCAGGTCGCCACGGCATGCGGTTGCCCGGCTGTCCGGGTCAAGGACCCCGAGGCGCTTGCGCAACATATCCGCACAGGGCTTTCCGGCAAGGCACCTCTCTTGATTGAGGTGCTGACCGATCCGGAGGCACATCCGCCGCTGTCGCTGTTTGCGGCGATGGACGAGGCGGCATGA
- a CDS encoding aspartate aminotransferase family protein gives MLHTRDVSGDRPLSRARSHHFFNRGRKIFPSGVTRVTVERQPIPLYIARGDGAYVHDVDGNRFLDLNNNFTTLIHGHGFLPVADAVADLLHRGTCFSNPTEHEIALAELLGERIPAIEQIRFVNSGTEAVMFAIKAARAFTGRAGIIRVEGAYHGAYDWAEAGQSGSPALWGEASRPASVAAYRGTPPSVAEDVTVVCFNDVESLERRMEEVGGRTAGILIDPMPSRAGLITPRTDFLDALQSAARRHGVLVVADEVLNLRQSYRGASARYGLAPDLIACGKIIGGGFPVGAIGGRADVMSVFANDKGRPLLPQGGTFSANPVSMVAGRVAMEAMTEAAFDGLECLGEQVRSGLHDAIDRAGASFSVSGAASLFRIHPKKEAPSDYRSGYATPVENDVTSALSDHFLHRGILLPNGAAACLSTAMTAYEADAIVATFSDFLSTPAAHEFEASR, from the coding sequence ATGCTTCATACACGTGACGTTTCCGGGGACCGGCCGCTTTCGCGCGCCCGGTCCCATCATTTTTTCAACAGGGGGCGCAAGATCTTTCCCTCGGGGGTGACGCGGGTGACGGTCGAGCGTCAACCGATCCCCCTCTACATTGCACGCGGCGACGGCGCCTACGTGCACGACGTCGACGGGAACCGGTTCCTGGATCTCAACAACAATTTCACGACGCTGATCCACGGTCATGGTTTCCTGCCGGTTGCCGACGCGGTTGCCGACCTCCTTCACCGCGGAACCTGCTTTTCCAATCCGACCGAGCACGAAATCGCCCTTGCCGAACTGCTTGGCGAGCGCATTCCGGCGATCGAACAGATTCGCTTCGTCAACAGCGGAACCGAAGCGGTGATGTTCGCCATCAAGGCTGCCCGTGCCTTTACCGGACGGGCCGGCATTATTCGCGTCGAAGGCGCCTATCATGGAGCCTATGACTGGGCCGAAGCCGGCCAGTCGGGTTCTCCAGCCCTTTGGGGAGAGGCATCCCGCCCCGCATCCGTCGCTGCTTACCGGGGAACGCCGCCCTCCGTCGCCGAGGACGTCACCGTCGTTTGCTTCAATGACGTCGAAAGCCTCGAACGGAGAATGGAGGAGGTTGGAGGTAGGACAGCCGGCATCCTGATTGATCCCATGCCGAGCAGAGCCGGTCTGATCACGCCGCGGACGGATTTCCTGGATGCGCTTCAGTCAGCCGCGCGAAGGCATGGAGTCCTCGTCGTTGCCGACGAAGTTCTCAATCTGCGGCAATCCTATCGCGGTGCCTCGGCCCGCTACGGCCTTGCGCCGGACCTGATCGCCTGCGGCAAGATCATCGGCGGCGGGTTTCCGGTCGGAGCCATCGGCGGGAGGGCCGACGTGATGAGCGTCTTTGCCAACGACAAGGGCAGGCCGCTCCTGCCGCAGGGCGGCACATTTTCGGCAAATCCGGTGTCGATGGTGGCCGGTCGCGTCGCGATGGAAGCGATGACAGAGGCAGCCTTCGATGGCCTGGAGTGCCTCGGCGAGCAGGTTCGCTCAGGTTTGCACGACGCAATCGATCGCGCCGGCGCATCCTTCAGTGTGAGCGGTGCCGCGTCGCTGTTTCGCATCCATCCGAAGAAGGAAGCGCCCAGCGATTATCGAAGCGGCTATGCCACACCTGTCGAAAACGACGTTACCAGCGCGCTTTCCGATCATTTCCTTCACCGTGGCATCCTGTTGCCGAATGGTGCCGCCGCATGCCTGTCGACGGCGATGACGGCATACGAAGCCGATGCGATTGTCGCTACCTTCTCCGACTTCCTTTCGACCCCCGCAGCTCATGAATTCGAGGCCTCCCGATGA